In a genomic window of Pedobacter sp. KBS0701:
- a CDS encoding ATP-dependent Clp protease adaptor ClpS, giving the protein MSTETKEETFTLEEILTSLKTVHRLILWNDDINTFDHVIYCMMKYLDYNESQAEKIAWKVHNEGKCPVLEGSFTEMEVYRKILQQEGLTVSVD; this is encoded by the coding sequence ATGTCTACAGAAACCAAAGAAGAGACCTTTACGCTCGAAGAAATTTTAACTTCCCTAAAAACCGTACACCGCCTTATTTTGTGGAATGATGATATCAATACCTTTGATCATGTGATTTACTGCATGATGAAATACCTGGATTATAACGAATCGCAGGCCGAAAAAATTGCATGGAAAGTGCATAATGAAGGTAAATGCCCTGTTTTAGAAGGATCATTTACAGAGATGGAAGTATACCGTAAAATTTTACAACAAGAAGGATTAACTGTTTCTGTTGATTAA
- the dtd gene encoding D-aminoacyl-tRNA deacylase produces the protein MRAVLQRVTQASCTVDGEVTGVIEGGFLVLLGIEDADQVEDLDWLAQKIIGMRVFGDENGMMNKALADVGGDILLISQFTLFASTKKGNRPGFKRAARPDVAIPLYEKMIEKLSALLGRQVKTGIFGADMKIALLNDGPVTILIDTKDKE, from the coding sequence ATGCGGGCAGTTTTACAAAGAGTTACACAGGCGAGTTGCACTGTTGATGGTGAAGTAACAGGAGTTATTGAAGGCGGATTTTTGGTGTTACTAGGTATTGAAGACGCTGATCAGGTAGAGGACCTGGACTGGTTGGCACAGAAAATTATCGGGATGCGTGTTTTTGGCGATGAAAATGGAATGATGAATAAGGCACTTGCTGATGTAGGTGGAGATATTTTGCTGATTAGCCAGTTTACTTTATTTGCATCTACTAAAAAAGGAAACCGTCCGGGTTTTAAGAGGGCGGCACGACCAGATGTGGCGATTCCACTTTACGAGAAAATGATAGAAAAGCTGTCTGCTTTATTGGGCAGACAAGTAAAAACGGGAATTTTTGGGGCTGATATGAAAATAGCACTTTTAAACGATGGACCTGTTACGATTCTAATTGATACAAAAGATAAGGAATAA
- a CDS encoding thioredoxin family protein, which produces MVNYSEIFSEQGMDYQTYRELIDQLLLEGKATGDVTYDLHYTKMNVQRMSRVDKTISLNDELVSTIEHLQENYKFLVITEGWCGDAAQIVPVFNKIATASLGKIDLKFVLRDKNLPLIDAHLTNGGRAIPVLIVLNESADQVLATWGPRPQILQELLKEWRKESTEMPVLAEKLHGWYAKDKTQTTQAGLNELLKGLES; this is translated from the coding sequence ATGGTTAATTACAGCGAAATTTTCAGCGAGCAAGGAATGGATTATCAAACCTACCGTGAACTGATTGATCAACTTCTGTTAGAGGGAAAGGCAACTGGCGACGTAACTTACGATTTGCACTACACTAAAATGAATGTGCAGCGCATGAGCCGGGTGGATAAAACGATCAGCTTAAATGATGAGTTGGTATCAACTATTGAACATCTTCAAGAAAATTATAAATTTCTGGTGATTACCGAAGGCTGGTGTGGCGATGCTGCACAAATTGTTCCGGTGTTTAATAAAATCGCAACTGCATCGTTGGGTAAAATAGATTTGAAATTTGTGCTTAGAGATAAAAATCTGCCTTTAATCGATGCACATTTAACCAATGGTGGAAGGGCTATCCCGGTTTTAATTGTATTGAATGAATCAGCAGATCAAGTTTTAGCAACCTGGGGGCCAAGACCACAAATTTTACAGGAACTTTTAAAAGAATGGAGAAAAGAAAGTACTGAAATGCCAGTTTTAGCAGAAAAACTTCATGGCTGGTACGCTAAAGATAAAACGCAAACCACACAGGCTGGGTTAAATGAGCTTTTAAAAGGATTGGAGAGTTAA
- a CDS encoding 3-oxoacyl-ACP synthase III family protein yields the protein MHQSKIAGIGYYVPKNVYTNDDLSRFMDTNDAWIQERTGIKERRFADRNEETTTTMGIEAAKIAIERAGITAKDVDFIVFATLSPDYYFPGCGVLLQREMGMGEIGALDIRNQCSGFVYALSVADQFVKTGMYKNVLVVGSEKHSFAMDFETRSRNVSVIFGDGAGAVVLQPTDEPGKGILSTHLHSDGADAEILAMYYPGSHANKWLKDKPAYPEQELGGLFMTQEILESGAALPYMDGPAVFKKAVVKFPEVIKEALAANHLTEKDIDMLVPHQANLRISQYVQQLLGLNDDQVFNNIQKYGNTTAASVPIALCEAWEAGKIKDGDLVCLAAFGSGFTWASALIRW from the coding sequence ATGCACCAGTCTAAAATTGCGGGAATAGGTTACTACGTTCCTAAAAATGTATATACCAACGATGATTTAAGCCGTTTTATGGATACCAATGATGCGTGGATCCAGGAGCGTACGGGAATTAAAGAGCGCCGTTTTGCCGATCGCAATGAGGAAACCACCACTACAATGGGCATTGAAGCCGCCAAAATTGCAATCGAAAGGGCTGGGATTACCGCTAAAGATGTCGATTTTATCGTTTTTGCTACCCTTAGTCCAGATTACTATTTCCCAGGTTGTGGCGTATTGTTGCAACGCGAAATGGGCATGGGTGAGATCGGTGCTTTAGATATCCGAAATCAATGTTCTGGCTTTGTATATGCCCTTTCGGTGGCCGATCAGTTTGTAAAAACTGGCATGTATAAAAATGTTTTGGTAGTGGGAAGCGAGAAACACTCATTTGCGATGGATTTCGAAACCCGGAGCCGTAATGTATCAGTAATTTTTGGCGATGGTGCTGGTGCAGTAGTGTTACAGCCTACAGATGAGCCGGGAAAAGGGATTTTAAGTACACATTTACATAGCGATGGTGCCGATGCCGAAATTTTGGCCATGTATTATCCAGGTTCTCATGCCAATAAATGGTTAAAAGATAAACCTGCTTACCCAGAGCAGGAATTGGGTGGGTTATTTATGACGCAGGAAATTTTAGAAAGTGGTGCCGCGTTACCTTATATGGATGGTCCGGCAGTTTTCAAAAAAGCGGTAGTGAAATTTCCCGAGGTAATTAAAGAGGCTTTGGCTGCTAATCATTTAACTGAAAAAGATATTGATATGCTGGTGCCACACCAGGCAAACTTACGTATCAGTCAATACGTGCAACAGTTATTGGGTTTAAACGATGATCAGGTTTTTAATAATATCCAAAAATATGGCAATACTACGGCAGCTTCCGTGCCTATTGCTTTATGCGAAGCCTGGGAAGCTGGTAAAATTAAAGATGGAGATTTGGTATGCCTCGCTGCATTCGGATCGGGCTTTACCTGGGCTAGTGCGCTGATTAGGTGGTAA